From a single Vanacampus margaritifer isolate UIUO_Vmar chromosome 15, RoL_Vmar_1.0, whole genome shotgun sequence genomic region:
- the mest gene encoding mesoderm-specific transcript homolog protein — translation MTMKEWWLLVGLLCIPLLAVYLHMPPPQLSAALLKWRNAGKGFTFRDRRIFYTDSHGALGSSDVVLLLHGFPTSSYDWNKIWEPLTQRFNRVIALDFLGFGFSDKPRPHRYSIFEQASVVEALVAHLGLANQRINLLSHDYGDTVALELLYRSDQNRTGHLNINSLCLSNGGLFPEAHHPRLLQMLLKDSTFLAPVLMRLTNYMIFQKGIGEVFGPYTQPTDAEFWDMWTGLRYNDGNLVLDSVLQFINQRLKYRERWVGALTSTFVPLHLIYGPLDPVNPHPHFVRLYQQLVRKSTVSVLDEHISHYPQLEDPTGFLKAYFNFIHSF, via the exons ATGACAATGAAAGAGTGGTGGCTCCTCGTCGGCTTGCTGTGCATCCCGCTGCTGGCCGTTTACCTGCACATGCCGCCGCCTCAGCTGTCGGCTGCCTTGCTCAAGTGGCGCAACGCCGGCAAAGGCTTCACCTTTAGGGACAGGCGCATCTTCTACACAG ACTCTCACGGCGCTTTGGGAAGCTCCGATGTCGTTCTCCTCCTCCACGGCTTCCCCACCTCCAGCTACGACTGGAACAAG ATTTGGGAGCCGCTCACCCAACGCTTCAACCGGGTCATAGCGCTGGACTTCTTGGGTTTTGGCTTCAGCGACAAGCCG CGACCACACAGGTACTCCATCTTCGAGCAGGCCAGCGTGGTGGAGGCGCTGGTGGCGCACTTGGGTCTGGCCAACCAGCGTATCAACCTGCTGTCACATGACTACGGCGACACGGTGGCGCTGGAGCTGCTTTACAG GAGTGACCAGAACCGCACTGGTCACCTGAACATCAACAgcttgtgtctgtctaatggaG GCTTGTTCCCTGAAGCCCACCACCCTCGCCTGCTGCAAATG CTCCTCAAGGACTCCACATTCCTGGCTCCGGTCCTCATGCGGCTCACCAACTACATGATCTTCCAAAAGGG AATCGGAGAGGTTTTTGGGCCGTACACTCAGCCGACAGATGCGGAGTTCTGGGACATGTGGACCGGTCTGCGCTACAATGATGGCAACCTTGTTTTGGACAG tgttcTACAGTTCATCAACCAGAGGTTAAAGTACAGAGAGCGCTGGGTCGGCGCGCTCACGTCCACCTTTGTGCCAC TACACCTGATCTACGGCCCGCTGGACCCGGTCAACCCGCACCCACACTTCGTCCGCCTTTACCA GCAACTGGTGCGGAAGTCCACTGTCAGCGTGTTAGACGAGCACATCAGTCATTACCCGCAGCTGGAAGACCCCACGGGTTTCCTCAAAGCTTACTTCAATTTCATTCACTCCTTCTGA
- the ucn3l gene encoding urocortin 3, like, giving the protein MEGDGKRRCKVRLTTQSGLFPLFWERLHCLLSLIRVQRIPPTHAMLSLKTLLLLSVLCSPSSSLCLRLTHGRSDLLCDHQMAGGGLSPEDGWGPLLRSSAEYLAASASEESASRERRTSNLTKSRFQSRAKLRGSLLRNGGKEARRSQLTLSLDVPTNIMNVLFDVAKAQNLRAKAAENARLFARIGRRK; this is encoded by the exons ATGGAAGGCGACGGTAAACGAAGGTGCAAAGTGCGACTCACCACTCAATCTGGATTGTTTCCGTTATTTTGGGAAAGACTGCATTGTTTGCTTTCTTTGATTCGTGTG CAGAGGATCCCCCCCACACACGCGATGCTGTCCCTGAAAACCTTGCTGCTGCTCTCGGTCCTGTGCTCGCCCTCCTCCAGCCTGTGCCTCCGCCTAACCCACGGCCGCTCCGACCTCCTGTGCGACCACCAGATGGCCGGCGGCGGCTTGTCCCCCGAGGACGGCTGGGGCCCCCTGCTGCGCTCCTCCGCCGAGTACCTGGCCGCCTCCGCGTCCGAGGAGTCGGCGAGCCGGGAGAGAAGGACTTCCAACCTGACCAAGTCGCGCTTCCAGAGCCGGGCCAAGCTCCGCGGCTCTCTGCTGCGGAACGGCGGCAAGGAGGCGCGCAGGAGCCAGCTGACTCTATCCCTGGACGTGCCCACCAACATCATGAACGTGCTCTTCGACGTGGCCAAAGCCCAGAACCTGCGCGCAAAGGCAGCGGAGAACGCGCGTCTGTTTGCTCGCATCGGCCGGAGGAAGTGA
- the copg2 gene encoding coatomer subunit gamma-2, with translation MIKKFDKKDEESGSGSNPFQHLEKSAVLQEARIFNETPINPRRCLHILTKIIYLLNQGEHFGTTEATEAFFAMTRLFQSNDQTLRRMCYLTIKEMANISEDVIIVTSSLTKDMTGKDDVYRGPAIRALCRITDTTMLQAIERYMKQAIVDKVPSVSSSALVSSLHMVKMSYDVVKRWVNEAQEAASSDNIMVQYHALGLLYHLRKNDRLAVTKMLNKFTKSGLKSPFAYCMLIRIASKLLDETEGGHDSPLFDFIESCLRNKNEMVVYEAASAIVHMPNCTARELAPAVSVLQLFCSSPKAALRYAAVRTLNKVAMKHPSAVTACNLDLENLITDSNRSIATLAITTLLKTGSESSVDRLMKQISSFVSEISDEFKVVVVQAISALCQKYPRKHSVMMNFLSNMLRDDGGFDYKRAIVDCIISIIEENPESKETGLAHLCEFIEDCEYTVLATKILHLLGKEGPRTPQPSKYIRFIFNRVVLESEAVRAAAVSALAKFGAQNDDLLPSVLVLMQRCMMDSDDEVRDRATFYMNVLQQKQKALNAAYIFNGLSVSIPGLEKSLHQYTLDPSETPFDMKTVPLATTPITEQKTELTPVATSKLPEKLAPSRQDIYQEQLAAIPEFQGLGPLFKSAEPVQLTEAETEYVVRCIKHTFPRHMVFQFDCTNTLNDQLLQKVLVQMEPSESYEVLHYIPATSLPYSQPGSCYTLVRLPDDDPTAVSCTFSCTMKYLVRDCDPNTGEPDDDGYDDEYVLEDLEVTVADHIQKVLKPNFGAAWEEVGDEFEKEETFALASVRTLDEAVKNIVSFLGMQPCERSDKVPENKNSHILFLAGVFRGSHDTLVRARLALADGVTMQVTVRSDEETVVDVILASVG, from the exons ATGATCAAGAAGTTTGACAAAAAAGACGAAGAGTCCG GAAGTGGATCAAACCCTTTCCAGCATCTGGAGAAGAGTGCCGTTTTGCAAGAG GCTCGCATCTTCAACGAGACGCCCATCAACCCGCGGAGATGCCTGCACATTCTCACCAAGATTATTTACCTGCTCAACCAg GGTGAACATTTTGGGACCACCGAAGCCACTGAGGCGTTCTTTGCTATGACCAGGCTCTTCCAGTCCAATGAC CAAACCCTGAGGAGGATGTGCTACTTGACCATCAAGGAGATGGCCAACATCTCTGAGGACGTCATCATTGTCACCAGCAG CCTGACCAAAGACATGACTGGCAAGGATGACGTGTACAGAGGACCAGCTATCAGAGCACTCTGCAGGATCACCGAT ACCACCATGCTGCAAGCCATCGAGAGATACATGAAGCAGGCCATCGTCGACAAGGTGCCGAGCGTGTCCAGCTCGGCCTTGGTCTCCTCACTG CACATGGTGAAGATGAGCTACGATGTGGTGAAACGTTGGGTGAACGAAGCGCAGGAGGCGGCCTCCAGCGATAACATCATGGTTCAG TACCATGCTTTGGGTCTCTTGTACCATCTGAGGAAGAACGACCGCCTGGCCGTCACAAAGATGCTCAACAAGTTCACAAAGTCGGGCCTCAAGTCGCCGTTCGCCTACTGCATGCTCATCCGCATCGCCAGCAAGCTTCTGGATGAGACGGAAGGAGG GCACGACAGCCCCTTGTTTGACTTCATCGAGAGCTGCCTGAGGAACAAGAACGAGATGGTCGTGTACGAGGCCGCCTCCGCCATCGTGCACATGCCCAACTGCACCGCCCGGGAGCTGGCCCCCGCTGTGTCCG TGCTGCAGCTCTTCTGCAGCTCACCCAAAGCTGCACTGAGATACGCGGCAGTCAGGACCCTCAACAAG GTGGCGATGAAGCACCCCTCTGCCGTGACGGCGTGCAACCTGGACCTGGAGAACCTGATCACCGACTCCAACCGGAGCATCGCCACGCTGGCCATCACCACGCTGCTGAAGACGGGCAGCGAGAGCAGCGTGGACCGCCTCATGAAGCAGATCTCGTCTTTCGTCTCGGAGATCTCCGACGAGTTCAAG GTGGTGGTGGTGCAGGCCATCAGCGCCCTGTGTCAAAAGTATCCCAGGAAACACAGCGTGATGATGAACTTCCTGTCCAACATGCTGAGAGACGAC GGCGGCTTTGATTACAAGCGCGCCATCGTGGACTGCATCATCAGCATCATCGAGGAGAACCCCGAGAGCAAAGAGACGGGCCTGGCGCATCTGTGCGAGTTCATCGAGGACTGCGAGTACACGGTGCTGGCCACCAAGATCCTGCACCTGCTGGGCAAAGAGGGCCCGCGCACGCCGCAGCCGTCCAAATACATCCGCTTCATTTTCAACAGGGTGGTGCTGGAGAGCGAGGCCGTGCGAGCCG CTGCGGTTAGCGCTTTGGCCAAATTTGGTGCTCAGAATGACGACCTGCTGCCAAGTGTTCTGGTTCTCATGCAGAG GTGCATGATGGACAGTGACGACGAGGTGCGGGACAGAGCAACATTCTACATGAACGTGCTGCAGCAGAAGCAGAAGGCGCTCAACGCTGCCTACATCTTCAATG GCTTGTCGGTGTCCATCCCCGGACTGGAGAAGTCGCTGCACCAGTACACGCTGGATCCCTCGGAGACACCGTTTGACATGAAGACGGTTCCTCTCGCCACCACGCCCATCACAGAACAGAAAACAG AACTCACTCCAGTGGCGACCAGCAAGCTTCCAGAGAAGTTGGCCCCGTCACGCCAGGATATTTATCAAG AACAACTGGCGGCCATTCCGGAGTTCCAAGGTCTCGGCCCGCTCTTCAAGTCGGCCGAGCCGGTGCAGCTGACGGAAGCCGAGACGGAATATGTGGTGCGCTGCATCAAGCACACCTTCCCCAGGCACATGGTCTTCCAGTTTGACTGCACCAACACGCTTAATGACCAACTTCTGCAGAAG GTTCTCGTGCAAATGGAGCCGTCCGAGTCCTACGAGGTGCTTCACTACATTCCCGCCACCAGCCTCCCGTACAGCCAGCCCGGCTCCTGCTACACGCTAGTGCGCCTGCCCGATGACGACCCGACAGCCG TGTCGTGCACGTTTAGCTGCACTATGAAGTATCTGGTCCGAGACTGCGACCCCAACACGGGAGAGCCGGACGACGACGGTTACGACGACGAGTACGTG CTGGAAGACCTGGAAGTGACGGTGGCGGACCACATCCAGAAGGTACTGAAGCCGAACTTCGGAGCAGCCTGGGAAGAAGTGGGAGACGAGTTTGAGAAGGAGGAGACGTTCGCCTTGGCATCTGTTCGCACTTTAGATG AGGCGGTGAAGAACATCGTCAGCTTCCTGGGCATGCAGCCGTGCGAACGCTCGGACAAAGTGCCAGAAAACAAGAACTCGCACATCCTCTTCCTTGCTG GAGTTTTCCGAGGAAGTCACGACACACTTGTCCGCGCTCGCCTGGCGCTGGCCGACGGCGTCACCATGCAGGTGACGGTTCGCAGCGACGAAGAAACGGTTGTGGACGTCATCCTGGCGTCCGTGGGCTGA